One Thalassospira marina DNA window includes the following coding sequences:
- a CDS encoding AraC family transcriptional regulator, with protein MDFGPKYNELKTSLSACLQSIGAENGVHETAIDGVMVMRETEPTGLVHMMYRPVLCLVLQGAKQVTVGTQTTRFHAMQSLIVSVDLPVIGKVTDASKTEPFLGLSIDIDLAEIRDLLGEIDQPVGDGAAPGKGGQPALYIENVDDVMLDCAGRILQLMQRPQAISVLYPLIRREIYFWLLSGPQGNILRRMSLPDGHTQRIARAIHKIRSDYSESLRIDQLADMAGMSVSSFHQHFKSLTGMTPLQYQKELRLREARHLMGARALSATEAAYEVGYESSSQFSREFARLFGMTPRQSMAEYRAAGAS; from the coding sequence ATGGATTTTGGCCCGAAATATAATGAATTGAAAACATCGCTTTCTGCCTGCCTGCAATCGATTGGCGCGGAAAACGGTGTGCATGAAACGGCAATTGATGGCGTTATGGTCATGCGCGAAACCGAACCCACCGGCCTTGTGCATATGATGTATCGACCGGTTTTGTGCCTGGTGTTGCAGGGGGCAAAGCAGGTGACGGTTGGCACGCAAACAACCCGTTTTCATGCCATGCAGTCACTTATCGTCAGTGTTGATTTGCCCGTGATCGGCAAGGTTACCGATGCAAGCAAAACCGAACCGTTTTTGGGGCTGTCGATTGATATTGATCTGGCTGAAATTCGTGATTTGTTAGGTGAAATTGATCAGCCGGTTGGCGATGGTGCAGCACCGGGCAAGGGGGGGCAACCGGCCCTTTATATTGAAAATGTTGATGACGTGATGCTTGATTGCGCCGGACGCATTTTGCAATTGATGCAGCGGCCACAGGCGATTTCGGTGCTGTATCCCCTTATCCGCCGCGAGATTTATTTTTGGCTGCTTTCGGGGCCGCAGGGCAATATTTTACGGCGAATGAGCCTGCCCGATGGGCATACGCAGCGTATTGCACGCGCGATCCACAAAATTCGCAGTGATTACAGCGAAAGCCTGCGTATCGACCAGCTTGCCGATATGGCCGGTATGAGTGTTTCTTCCTTTCACCAGCATTTCAAATCGCTGACGGGGATGACGCCGCTGCAATATCAAAAGGAATTGCGCCTGCGTGAAGCCCGCCATTTGATGGGGGCGCGTGCCCTTTCGGCCACCGAGGCCGCCTATGAAGTGGGTTATGAAAGCAGCAGCCAGTTCAGCCGTGAATTTGCCCGCCTGTTTGGCATGACACCGCGCCAAAGCATGGCCGAATATCGCGCGGCAGGCGCATCATAA
- a CDS encoding DMT family transporter — protein MAAWLFLICAIGLEVAGTVSMKFSDGFRDWRFTTLTLTLYGISFWVLSITLRQLPVSTAYAVWAGLGTAAIAIIGILVFKEPVTLLKVVFLLMIIFGVVGLNAVGKH, from the coding sequence ATGGCTGCGTGGCTGTTTCTGATTTGTGCAATCGGCCTGGAAGTTGCGGGTACGGTAAGCATGAAATTCTCCGACGGTTTTCGCGACTGGCGATTCACCACCCTTACCCTCACACTTTACGGCATCAGTTTTTGGGTTTTGTCGATAACCCTGCGGCAATTGCCGGTCAGTACCGCCTATGCAGTTTGGGCGGGCCTTGGCACGGCAGCGATTGCTATTATTGGGATTTTGGTTTTCAAGGAACCGGTGACGCTGCTTAAGGTGGTGTTTTTGCTGATGATCATTTTCGGCGTTGTCGGCCTGAATGCCGTGGGCAAACATTAA
- a CDS encoding DMT family transporter: protein MKNGETDMSGGAGWLERVHGGWLALLGITILSPDALLIRLIKADDMTTAFWRLLILGLTLMTAAAWRGMRARQPLWQAIRPRRDEILAGLFYGGTSACFILSIKNTDAANTLVIIAATPLISGLIGAFLFRRRQPLRTWIASIVVFVALATIVGNGLGGAHMLGDILALGTALCMACYFNVLGVRINIDTVRAMMVGALLVALCVAPAATPSALHPWDPLWLVLLGCLVLPLSFTFISMGAKRIPAAEVGLIMLTEAILGSGLVWLFMDEVPSSTTLIAGAVVIATLATHSLLALYGNRNRRTVNANVGG, encoded by the coding sequence ATGAAAAACGGGGAAACGGACATGTCAGGTGGCGCGGGGTGGCTGGAACGGGTGCATGGTGGCTGGCTTGCGCTTTTGGGCATCACCATTCTGAGCCCCGATGCCCTTTTGATCCGGCTGATCAAGGCCGATGACATGACAACCGCCTTCTGGCGTTTGCTGATTTTAGGCCTGACCCTGATGACAGCGGCAGCCTGGCGCGGCATGCGCGCGCGCCAACCCTTGTGGCAGGCCATCCGCCCGCGGCGCGATGAAATCCTTGCCGGGTTGTTTTACGGCGGGACCAGTGCCTGTTTCATTTTGTCGATCAAAAATACCGATGCCGCCAATACCCTTGTAATCATTGCCGCCACGCCGCTGATCAGCGGCTTGATCGGTGCGTTTCTGTTTCGCCGCCGCCAGCCCCTGCGTACCTGGATCGCCTCTATTGTTGTTTTTGTTGCCCTGGCAACCATCGTTGGCAATGGGCTGGGTGGCGCGCACATGCTGGGCGATATTCTGGCGCTTGGCACAGCTTTGTGCATGGCGTGCTATTTCAATGTGTTGGGTGTGCGCATCAATATTGATACCGTGCGCGCCATGATGGTTGGCGCGCTGCTGGTTGCATTATGTGTCGCACCGGCGGCAACGCCATCTGCCCTGCATCCGTGGGACCCTTTGTGGCTGGTGCTGCTGGGCTGCCTTGTCCTGCCGCTGTCCTTTACCTTTATTTCGATGGGGGCAAAGCGCATTCCTGCTGCCGAAGTTGGCCTGATCATGCTGACAGAGGCCATTCTTGGGTCGGGTCTTGTCTGGTTGTTCATGGATGAAGTGCCATCTTCCACCACGCTGATTGCCGGTGCCGTCGTGATCGCAACTTTGGCAACACACAGCCTGCTGGCCCTTTATGGAAACCGCAATCGCCGCACTGTAAACGCCAATGTGGGCGGTTGA
- a CDS encoding secondary thiamine-phosphate synthase enzyme YjbQ, translating to MQQFQTRLDIRTQGQGLIEFTRDVEHWVDGCAMENGLLTVYCAHTSASLTIQENADPDVQYDLQVFFKRLVREDPSLYRHTCEGPDDMPAHIRAALTNVSLSIPVANGRAVLGTWQGIYLFEHRAIPHRRQIHLHLIGQ from the coding sequence TTGCAACAGTTTCAAACCCGATTGGATATCCGCACCCAGGGACAGGGCCTGATCGAATTTACCCGCGATGTGGAACACTGGGTTGATGGCTGTGCCATGGAAAACGGCCTGCTTACGGTTTATTGCGCCCACACATCGGCCAGCCTGACAATTCAGGAAAATGCCGATCCCGATGTGCAATATGACCTGCAGGTCTTTTTCAAACGCCTTGTCCGTGAAGACCCCAGCCTTTATCGCCATACCTGTGAAGGGCCGGACGACATGCCGGCCCATATCCGCGCCGCGCTAACCAATGTTTCCCTGTCCATTCCCGTTGCAAACGGACGCGCCGTTCTGGGCACATGGCAGGGCATTTACCTGTTTGAACATCGCGCCATCCCGCACCGCAGGCAGATTCATTTGCACCTGATCGGCCAATAA
- a CDS encoding FAD-dependent monooxygenase, whose protein sequence is MQETEILIAGGGIAGLSAAVRLAADGHQIVVVDPAPAASDMPAHTSAEDVEVKNGTTPAQDLRTTAFLKPGIDTLTYAGVWDEMQASGAQLRVMRIVDAGGTERAPRETADFDGAETSHGYFGWNITNIAAKAALLGKIATLENVRLINGCKVTDYAPPTAAGPGPAIITLSDGQKFAASLVLAADGRNSTLRDLAGIRFNRWSYDQDALVFAVSHDTPHDNISTEIHRTGGPLTLVPMPDHNGKPCSSVVWMVPHARARQLAALDDDALARELHRETMDLFGKPEIVTPRAVWPMVAQLAHRLTAPRLALIAETAHVVPPIGAQGLNMSLHDIETLAKQVDLAKLEGKDIGSDELLHGWERRQLPKTVGRVGGIDLLNRAAMAEPKFLRDLRYTGLCAINHIGPLRRLAIKAGIGK, encoded by the coding sequence ATGCAAGAAACGGAAATCCTGATCGCGGGCGGCGGCATTGCCGGGTTAAGTGCGGCAGTACGCCTTGCAGCAGATGGCCACCAGATTGTCGTGGTTGACCCGGCCCCTGCCGCATCCGATATGCCAGCTCATACATCCGCCGAAGATGTGGAAGTTAAAAACGGCACCACACCGGCCCAGGATTTGCGCACTACCGCCTTTTTAAAACCCGGTATCGATACCCTGACCTATGCCGGCGTGTGGGATGAAATGCAGGCCAGCGGTGCCCAATTGCGCGTTATGCGCATTGTCGATGCTGGCGGAACCGAACGCGCGCCGCGTGAAACCGCCGATTTTGACGGCGCTGAAACCAGCCACGGCTATTTTGGCTGGAACATTACCAATATTGCCGCCAAGGCAGCCCTGCTTGGCAAAATTGCCACGCTTGAAAATGTCCGCCTGATCAATGGCTGCAAGGTTACCGATTATGCCCCGCCAACGGCGGCCGGCCCCGGCCCCGCCATTATCACCCTGTCGGATGGGCAAAAATTTGCAGCCTCGCTGGTTCTGGCGGCCGATGGTCGTAATTCCACCCTGCGCGATCTGGCGGGTATTCGCTTTAACCGCTGGTCTTATGACCAGGATGCGCTGGTTTTTGCCGTCAGCCACGATACACCGCATGACAATATATCAACCGAAATTCACCGTACCGGCGGGCCACTGACATTGGTGCCCATGCCCGACCATAACGGCAAACCCTGTTCGTCAGTGGTGTGGATGGTGCCCCATGCCCGCGCCCGGCAATTGGCCGCATTGGATGACGATGCCCTTGCCCGCGAATTGCACCGCGAAACCATGGATCTGTTTGGCAAACCTGAAATCGTCACCCCGCGCGCCGTATGGCCGATGGTGGCGCAATTGGCGCACCGCCTGACGGCACCCCGCCTGGCCCTGATTGCCGAAACCGCCCATGTGGTGCCGCCAATTGGCGCACAGGGCCTGAATATGAGCCTGCATGACATTGAAACACTGGCAAAGCAGGTTGACCTTGCCAAACTGGAAGGCAAGGACATTGGCAGTGATGAATTGCTGCATGGCTGGGAACGGCGCCAGTTGCCCAAAACCGTGGGCCGTGTTGGCGGCATTGACCTGTTGAACCGTGCCGCCATGGCCGAACCGAAATTCCTGCGTGATCTGCGCTATACCGGGCTTTGCGCCATTAACCATATTGGCCCGTTGCGCCGCCTGGCGATCAAGGCGGGTATTGGCAAATAA
- a CDS encoding sugar O-acetyltransferase → MAAGDWYRCLDDELAEMRMAARRAVFTHNSTAPDDRGNITPDLLALLGSAAPDARIEAPFHCAYGCHIHLGAQVFINAGCVFLDSADIRIGAGSMLGPTVQIYCPQHHTDPSLRKDGLEIARPVQIGENVWVGGGAIILGGVTIGDNAIIGAGAVVTRDVPANVTVVGNPARPIERR, encoded by the coding sequence ATGGCAGCGGGCGATTGGTATCGTTGCCTGGATGACGAACTTGCCGAAATGCGCATGGCGGCCCGCCGTGCCGTTTTCACCCATAATTCAACGGCCCCGGATGATCGTGGCAATATAACGCCCGATCTGCTTGCGCTATTGGGTTCGGCCGCGCCAGATGCCCGGATCGAAGCACCGTTTCATTGTGCCTATGGCTGCCATATTCATTTGGGCGCGCAGGTTTTTATCAATGCGGGCTGTGTGTTCCTTGATAGTGCCGATATTCGCATTGGTGCGGGCAGCATGCTCGGCCCGACCGTGCAGATCTATTGCCCGCAACATCACACTGATCCGTCCTTGCGCAAGGATGGCCTTGAAATTGCCCGACCGGTGCAGATTGGTGAAAATGTATGGGTTGGTGGTGGTGCCATTATTCTGGGTGGTGTCACCATCGGTGATAACGCCATCATTGGCGCAGGGGCGGTGGTGACGCGCGATGTGCCGGCGAATGTGACGGTCGTTGGTAACCCGGCAAGGCCGATAGAACGCCGGTAA
- a CDS encoding LysE family translocator, translating to MPFDALGPLFLFTLISAISPGGATTLATASGLQYGLVRSIPMIAGIAFGMASLAAGASAGLASLVLASPTLHLVLKVAGTGYLLWLALVIARSGRPKQRGDLARPISFFGGMGLLWLNPKGWAMTMGAAASFSALFTTPISLASWLSLAFGLSAIISLTLWCSTGMFLARLLKTDRQWKALNIFLGLLLAASIVPIWLI from the coding sequence ATGCCATTCGACGCACTGGGTCCCTTGTTTTTATTTACGCTGATATCGGCCATCTCACCGGGTGGTGCCACCACACTGGCCACGGCATCGGGCCTACAATACGGGCTGGTTCGATCCATCCCCATGATTGCGGGCATCGCCTTTGGCATGGCAAGCCTTGCTGCGGGCGCATCTGCCGGGCTTGCCAGCCTGGTTTTGGCCAGCCCCACCCTGCATCTTGTATTAAAGGTTGCCGGTACGGGTTATTTGCTGTGGCTGGCCCTGGTCATTGCGCGCAGTGGCCGCCCCAAACAGCGCGGCGACCTTGCCCGCCCCATCAGCTTTTTTGGCGGTATGGGTTTGTTGTGGTTAAACCCAAAAGGCTGGGCCATGACGATGGGCGCGGCCGCATCATTTTCGGCCCTGTTTACCACACCGATCAGCCTTGCATCCTGGCTTAGCCTGGCTTTTGGCCTGTCCGCGATCATTTCGCTGACCTTGTGGTGCAGCACCGGCATGTTCCTGGCCCGCCTTTTAAAAACCGACAGGCAATGGAAGGCGCTGAATATTTTTCTGGGTCTTTTGCTGGCGGCATCAATTGTGCCGATCTGGCTGATTTAA
- a CDS encoding SDR family oxidoreductase translates to MKEVIIITGASSGFGQMTAHALGRAGHIVYATMRQTEGRNKPKADDYRSLSQAENIDIRPLEMDVSDQASVDKAIDAVLVEAGRIDVVVHNAGHMNLGPTEAFSVEQLAQMYDVNTLSTQRVNLAVLPHLRKQGKGLLVWVSSSSAKANWSPYLAPYFAAKAGMEQLAVSYSAELARFGIETSIIVPGAFTKGTNHFAHAMEPAYGDTAALYANGPTADLQDKVLEGTMSLVPDDADPALVADAIVEVVNAPFGQRPLRITIDPSQDGSEIVASVQDRIREDTLRRIGLADLLHPAKQQA, encoded by the coding sequence ATGAAAGAAGTTATCATCATCACTGGCGCGTCCAGCGGCTTTGGCCAGATGACGGCGCATGCCCTGGGCCGTGCTGGCCATATTGTTTATGCCACCATGCGCCAAACCGAAGGCCGCAACAAACCAAAGGCCGACGATTACCGCAGCCTTTCGCAGGCTGAAAATATCGATATCCGCCCGTTGGAAATGGATGTTTCCGACCAGGCATCGGTTGATAAAGCAATTGATGCCGTGCTGGTGGAGGCCGGGCGTATTGATGTGGTGGTTCATAATGCCGGTCATATGAATCTTGGCCCGACAGAAGCCTTTAGCGTTGAACAGCTTGCCCAGATGTATGACGTGAACACCTTAAGCACGCAGCGCGTTAATCTGGCTGTCCTGCCGCATCTTCGCAAACAGGGCAAAGGTTTGCTGGTCTGGGTTTCAAGTTCCAGTGCAAAGGCAAACTGGTCGCCCTATCTGGCACCGTATTTTGCCGCCAAGGCCGGGATGGAACAGCTTGCCGTCAGCTATTCGGCGGAGCTGGCCCGCTTTGGCATCGAAACATCCATTATCGTGCCGGGCGCCTTTACCAAGGGCACCAACCATTTTGCCCACGCCATGGAACCGGCATATGGCGACACCGCCGCCCTTTATGCCAATGGCCCAACCGCAGACCTGCAAGACAAAGTACTGGAAGGCACCATGTCACTTGTGCCCGATGATGCCGACCCGGCGCTGGTTGCCGACGCGATTGTTGAAGTCGTCAATGCCCCGTTCGGGCAACGCCCGCTGCGCATCACAATTGACCCATCACAGGATGGTTCGGAAATTGTTGCCAGTGTGCAGGACCGCATTCGCGAAGATACCCTGCGCCGCATTGGCCTTGCCGACCTGTTGCACCCGGCAAAGCAGCAGGCGTAA
- a CDS encoding DUF3185 family protein, which translates to MAMSRVLGAALLVIGILLLVFGMNATDKPVEELSNTFLGHYTDETMWYLVGGGAAAVAGFLLVIFGGRRR; encoded by the coding sequence ATGGCTATGAGCCGCGTTCTTGGTGCAGCATTGCTGGTAATTGGCATTCTGCTTCTGGTTTTTGGCATGAATGCCACCGACAAGCCGGTTGAAGAATTGTCCAACACGTTCCTTGGTCACTATACCGATGAAACCATGTGGTATCTGGTCGGCGGCGGGGCTGCTGCTGTTGCCGGTTTTCTGCTGGTGATTTTCGGGGGCCGTCGCCGTTAA
- a CDS encoding SDR family NAD(P)-dependent oxidoreductase, with product MTAQNTSKIAIVTGGSRGLGRNTVINLARKGIDVVLTYHSNSKEADAAVAEIAELGGKAVALQLDTGAIDSFDGFVAQLKTALKDTWGRDSFDFLVNNAGIGINAPITATTEEQFDLLTNIHLKGVYFLTQKLLPVIADGGRIINLSSGLARFAGPGFSAYAMMKGGIEVFTRYLAKELGARGITANTVAPGAIETDFGGGAVRDNSTYNQMVSNATALGRAGVADDIGPMIASLLSDDNRWVNAQRIEVSGGMNI from the coding sequence ATGACTGCACAGAACACTTCCAAAATCGCAATCGTCACCGGTGGCAGCCGCGGCCTGGGCCGCAACACCGTTATCAACCTTGCCCGCAAGGGTATTGATGTTGTTCTGACCTATCATTCAAACAGCAAAGAAGCCGACGCCGCCGTTGCCGAAATTGCCGAACTGGGCGGCAAAGCCGTTGCCCTGCAGCTTGATACCGGCGCAATTGATAGTTTTGACGGGTTTGTTGCCCAGCTGAAAACCGCCCTGAAAGACACCTGGGGTCGCGACAGTTTTGATTTTCTGGTGAACAATGCCGGTATCGGCATCAATGCACCGATTACCGCCACCACCGAAGAACAGTTTGACCTGTTGACAAATATCCACCTCAAAGGTGTTTATTTCCTGACCCAGAAGCTGTTGCCGGTCATTGCTGATGGTGGACGCATCATTAACCTGTCAAGCGGCCTGGCCCGTTTTGCTGGCCCCGGTTTTTCGGCCTATGCCATGATGAAAGGCGGGATCGAGGTCTTTACCCGTTACCTGGCAAAAGAACTTGGCGCGCGCGGCATTACCGCGAACACCGTGGCCCCGGGTGCCATTGAAACCGATTTTGGTGGCGGCGCTGTTCGCGACAATTCCACCTATAACCAGATGGTTTCAAACGCAACCGCCCTTGGCCGTGCCGGTGTTGCCGATGATATCGGCCCGATGATTGCCTCCCTGCTGTCCGATGATAACCGTTGGGTCAATGCACAGCGCATCGAAGTTTCCGGCGGCATGAATATCTAA
- a CDS encoding DUF6130 family protein, translating into MKPLAIATAIVLCLTAFSSANAAGHDHKSDANAQTTSSQHMEEAAPKLTVLAPDRETLKSGYVYLPFHVENMNIQPIYAEFAGEAATTLRPKIGHLHVMVDNAGWKWIHASTDPLYFGQLSPGPHQIELELVDAAHAVIEVQTIDITVPER; encoded by the coding sequence ATGAAACCCTTGGCAATCGCCACCGCCATTGTGCTGTGCCTTACTGCTTTTTCCAGCGCCAATGCGGCAGGCCACGACCATAAATCAGATGCGAATGCACAAACGACATCATCACAACATATGGAAGAAGCCGCCCCGAAACTGACCGTCCTGGCACCTGATCGCGAAACCCTGAAAAGCGGATATGTCTATCTGCCATTTCACGTGGAAAACATGAATATCCAGCCAATTTACGCTGAATTCGCAGGCGAAGCCGCAACGACACTGCGGCCGAAAATCGGCCATTTGCATGTGATGGTGGATAATGCGGGCTGGAAATGGATCCATGCATCGACTGACCCGCTATATTTCGGGCAATTATCGCCAGGGCCACATCAAATCGAACTTGAACTGGTCGATGCCGCCCACGCAGTCATCGAAGTACAAACAATCGATATTACCGTGCCTGAACGATAA
- a CDS encoding DODA-type extradiol aromatic ring-opening family dioxygenase → MSQPANSRTASLAPIFVSHGSPMVVARQSTPAFEFLHHQLGAHLEGAKAILVVSAHWQEATPTISTAPRQETIHDFYGFPEVLYRLHYDVAGAPDLAQKIADQLGFATDTSRGLDHGAWMPLILARPQADIPVFQLSMIEHGSPADHYELGRKLRALREMGVLVIGSGAMTHNLRTLDRNDGPHIDPWAEEFCDWMVSHTNNHDVEGLLAYRNNAPHARMAHPHDDHLMPFYVALGAADDTYVSKTIHHSVEFGNLAMTALRFYDQETSREAA, encoded by the coding sequence ATGTCCCAACCCGCAAATTCCCGCACGGCCAGTCTGGCCCCTATCTTTGTTTCCCATGGTTCGCCCATGGTTGTGGCCCGTCAAAGCACCCCGGCCTTTGAATTTTTGCATCATCAGCTAGGCGCCCATCTTGAGGGGGCAAAGGCGATTTTGGTGGTATCCGCCCATTGGCAGGAAGCAACACCCACCATTTCAACTGCGCCACGCCAGGAAACAATCCACGATTTTTACGGCTTCCCGGAAGTCCTTTATCGCCTGCATTATGACGTTGCCGGTGCCCCTGACCTGGCACAAAAAATTGCCGATCAGTTAGGCTTTGCCACTGATACATCACGGGGCCTGGACCACGGCGCATGGATGCCGCTTATTCTGGCCCGCCCGCAGGCGGATATTCCGGTTTTTCAGCTTTCAATGATCGAACATGGCAGCCCGGCCGACCATTACGAACTGGGCAGGAAACTGCGTGCCCTGCGCGAAATGGGGGTTCTGGTGATTGGCAGTGGGGCGATGACCCATAATTTGCGAACGCTTGATCGCAATGATGGCCCGCATATCGACCCCTGGGCCGAAGAATTTTGCGACTGGATGGTTAGCCACACCAACAACCACGATGTTGAAGGCCTGCTGGCCTATCGCAACAATGCCCCCCATGCCCGCATGGCGCATCCTCATGATGACCATCTGATGCCGTTTTACGTGGCCCTTGGGGCGGCCGATGACACCTATGTCAGCAAAACCATCCATCACAGTGTTGAATTTGGTAACCTTGCCATGACCGCACTTCGCTTTTACGATCAGGAAACATCCCGCGAAGCAGCCTGA
- a CDS encoding LysR family transcriptional regulator: protein MVGNLDTALLRTFITVAERASMTAAASSLNLTQGAVSQQVRRLEDVLDVSLFERDRRGLRLTGPGERLFARARQILSLNDEIWAEMKGNAQRGKVRLGVPFDLVGKALSPVLKSYNAAFSQVELSLVCASSPELKTALAAGDIDLALIEEAVGEGGGECLRIERLVWVGARGGVARARRPLPVSMVSQTCAFRPTVFEALDSLNLPWRTVFESGNIEATAVTVRSDMAVTAWLAATVPDDLEIIAADRELPPLPAFAINMYWAEQTTKPAVHALAQHMRKHLFGGVT from the coding sequence ATGGTTGGAAATCTTGATACCGCACTACTTCGCACCTTCATTACCGTTGCCGAACGCGCCAGCATGACGGCGGCAGCCAGCAGCCTGAACCTGACGCAGGGCGCTGTCAGCCAGCAGGTGCGCCGGTTGGAGGATGTTCTGGATGTGTCCCTGTTTGAACGGGACCGTCGCGGTTTGCGCCTGACCGGACCGGGGGAGCGTCTTTTTGCCCGTGCCCGCCAGATATTGTCCCTGAATGATGAAATATGGGCGGAAATGAAGGGCAATGCCCAGCGTGGCAAAGTCCGGCTTGGTGTCCCGTTTGATCTGGTCGGCAAGGCCCTGTCGCCGGTTTTAAAAAGCTATAATGCCGCCTTTTCGCAGGTCGAGCTTTCGCTGGTTTGTGCATCGTCCCCGGAATTGAAAACGGCCCTTGCAGCAGGCGATATCGACCTGGCCCTGATCGAGGAAGCCGTGGGCGAGGGGGGCGGTGAATGTTTGCGTATTGAAAGGCTGGTTTGGGTTGGAGCAAGGGGCGGTGTCGCGCGGGCACGCCGGCCATTGCCGGTTTCAATGGTTAGCCAGACCTGTGCGTTTCGCCCGACTGTGTTTGAGGCCCTGGATAGTTTGAACCTGCCCTGGCGCACCGTTTTTGAAAGCGGAAATATCGAGGCAACGGCCGTTACCGTGCGATCAGACATGGCTGTTACCGCCTGGCTTGCCGCAACGGTGCCCGATGATCTGGAAATTATTGCCGCGGATCGCGAATTACCGCCTTTACCGGCCTTTGCCATTAACATGTATTGGGCTGAACAAACGACAAAACCGGCTGTCCATGCGCTGGCCCAGCATATGCGCAAGCATCTGTTTGGTGGTGTTACGTAA
- a CDS encoding RidA family protein, with translation MSGKIESRLSELGITLPAANAPVANYLPYVRSGNLVNISGQITMENGELKFVGKLGKDYGVEEGQQAARLCALNLIAQLRAAIGDLDKVTRVVKLNAFVNSDPAFTDQPKVVNGASDTMVEIFGEAGKHARSAVGVASLPRGVAVEIDGVFEVA, from the coding sequence ATGTCTGGCAAAATTGAATCCCGTCTTTCCGAACTTGGCATCACCCTGCCCGCCGCCAATGCGCCGGTTGCCAATTACCTGCCCTATGTGCGTTCGGGCAACCTGGTCAATATTTCCGGCCAGATCACGATGGAAAATGGCGAACTGAAATTTGTCGGCAAACTGGGCAAGGATTACGGCGTGGAAGAAGGCCAGCAGGCCGCCCGCCTGTGCGCGCTAAACCTGATCGCGCAATTGCGTGCAGCCATCGGCGACCTTGATAAAGTCACCCGCGTTGTCAAACTGAATGCATTTGTCAATTCAGACCCGGCCTTTACCGACCAGCCCAAAGTCGTAAATGGCGCATCTGACACGATGGTTGAAATTTTCGGTGAAGCTGGCAAACACGCCCGTTCGGCTGTTGGCGTTGCCTCGCTGCCGCGGGGCGTTGCTGTTGAAATTGACGGCGTTTTTGAAGTCGCCTGA